The window GACGGCTGACGTGCGGGGCGCGGAGCAGGGCGACATAGCCCATGGACAGTTCTCCGGGTCGGGGCAGGGGAGGGCGGGGACTCTCTCCAAGTTATACGTATAACTGCTAAGTGGTCAATCGGACCCATGGTGCGATCTGATGGTGCGTCAGCCTCGTTCGTGTCCGGATTTACCCTTGCGCGGGTCACATCTCAAACAAGTACTTTGAACATCTCAAACCTTTACTGCTAACGTATCGGCCATGACCACCTCAGGAGCAGCGCGGATGTACGGCTCGGGCCCGGTGCCCACGGCCGCCCGCGCGTGCTGCCTGACGGGTGCTGTGGACAGCGCGCGCCGTTGTCGTGCCATGAGCTGTATCCAGGCGGCACGCCCCTGACGGGGCCGCGTCCTCCCGTCCGGCCCACCCGCCGTGCCGCCTTCCCCGCCTCACCCCACCGTCAGCAACGCCCTCCCCGGAGCCGCACCGTCATGTCCACAGCGCCCGAGGCGACCTCGTCGCCGTCCGTGCTCGCCAGAATCCGCAAGACCCCGTTCTGGGTCCAGATCGTCGCCGGCCTCGTGCTCGGCGTCGGCCTCGGCTACCTGGCCCGCGCGGCCGACATCTCCTGGCTGGCCACCACCCTGGAGACGATCGGCAAGATCTTCGTCCAGCTGCTGAAGCTGGCCGTCCCGCCGCTGGTCTTCACCGCGATCGTGGTGTCGGTCGCCAACCTGCGCAACGTCACCAACGCGGCCCGGCTGGCCGCCCGGACGCTGCTCTGGTTCCTGATCACCTCGCTGATCGCCGTCGCGATCGGCCTCGGCCTGGGCCTGCTGACCAACCCGGGCCACGGCACCGACCTGAAGACCGAGGGCCTGAAGGCGCCGAAGTCCACCGGTAGCTGGATCGACTTCCTGACCGGCATCTTCCCGACCAACATCGTCACCGCCTTCACCGAGGTCGAGGTCCTGCAGATCGTCTTCCTGGCGGTCGTGACCGGCGCGGCGATCATCAAGCTGGGCAAGAAGGCCGAGCCCGTCCTCAAGCTCAGCGAGTCCGTCCTGGAGCTCGTGCAGACGGCCCTCTGGTGGGTCATCCGGCTCTCGCCGCTCGGTACCCTCGGCCTGATCGGCAAGTCCGTCGCCAAGTACGGCTGGGACCTGCTGAAGCCCTTCGCCACGCTGACCATCGACGTCTACGTCGGCTGCGCCCTGGTGCTGTTCGTGGTCTACTCCCTGCTGCTGAAGTTCGTCGGCGGCCTCAACCCGCTGAACTTCTTCAAGGGCGCCTGGCCGGCCATCCAGCTGGCCTTCGTCTCCCGCTCCTCGGTCGGCACCCTGCCGGTCACCCGCCGCGTCACCGAGCGCCTCGGCGTCCCAAGCGAGTACGCCTCGTTCGCCGTGCCGTTCGGCGCGACCACCAAGATGGACGGCTGCGCCGCGATCTACCCCTCGCTGGCCGCGATCTTCGTCGCCCAGGTCTACGGCATCGACCTCGGCATCAAGGACTACCTGCTGATCGCCTTCGTCTCGGTCATCGGCTCGGCCGCCACCGCGGGCCTCACCGGCGCGATCGTGATGCTGACCCTGACCCTCTCCACCCTGGGCCTGCCCCTGGAGGGCGTCGGCCTCCTCCTCGCCATCGACCCGATCCTCGATATGGTCCGCACGGCCACGAACGTCGCCGGTCAAGCGGTCGTGCCGGTCCTGGTGGCGGCCCGGGAGAAGACGCTGGACCTGGTCGCCTACAACAACCCGCACGGCGACCTGTACGACGACGCCCCCGCGGCGGCCGTCCCGGCGCAGGCCTCCGCGAAGGCCCCCGCCGCGGCCTGACAGCCGCGCCCGCAGCACAACGGGCCCTCTCCCCACGCCGGGGGAGAGGGCCCGTTGCCGTCGGTTCAGCGGGCGGACGGCCCGGCGGCCCGCCCGGGCGACGGCCGCCGGTTCACCAGCGGCCGGTGAGCGGAGTGTCGGTGGCCTCGCCGAAGCGGAGGCTGTAGAGCGGAGCGCCGGAGTCCTGGAACGCGCCGTAGAAGCTCGCCGCGCCCGGCCGGTAGATGCCGACCTTGTCGGTCCCGCTGCCGTTCCAGTCGCCCTTGACCGGGATGTCGCCGGTGTCGCCGAACAGGACCGTGTGGTCGACGCCGATCGACGTGTTGGAGTCGCTCAGGTAGAACCCGTGCGTGCTCGGCCGGAAGATGCCGATGGTGTCCTTGCCGTCGCCGTTCCAGTCGCCCACCATCGGGACGTCGCCGGTGTCGCCGAACGGGACCGAGAAGGTGACGTTGGCGTTGTCGTTGGTCAGGTAGAACGCCCGGTCGCCCGGCCGGTAGATGCCGATGGTGTCCTTGCCGTCGCCGTTCCAGTCGCCCACCATCGGGATGTCGCCGGTGTCGCCGAACGGGACGGCGAGGGTGACGTTGGCGTTGTCGTTGGTCAGGTAGAACGCCCGGTCGCCCGGCCGGTAGATGCCGATGGTGTCCCGGCCCGGCCCGCTCCAGTGCCCGGTGAGCGGGATGTCGTTCGTCGAGCCGAACGGCGCGGCGTGGGTGAGGTTGCCGACGCTGTCGGCCAGCGCGAAGGTCTGGCTCGCGGGGCGGTAGATGCCGGTCTGGGTGGGCTTGCCGGTCGGCCTGGTGGTGACCTGGACGTCGAGGTAGTCCCGGTCGATGCCGATCGTGACGCCGCCCCAGGTCTCGGTGGCGTTGCCGTCGTACTGGTGGGCCCGCTGGTGCCCGGCCCAGGCGGTGCTCGGGAGCGCCGGGTCGGCGGTGTCCGCGACACCGTTCCAGCGCGCGGTGAACAGCGCGTCGGGCATGGCGTAGCCCTTGCCGCTCGCGGCCGTGGCGACCAGGTCCGCCATGCCGGTGGCGGCACTGCTGTAGAGGCCCGAGTTGTAGCCCAGCGCGTGGAGTTCGGTCGTCCAGGCGGAGAGGAACGGCTGGACCACCCCGGAGTAGGCTGCGACGTTGTAGGACTCCATGTCGTAGTACAGGACGCTCCCGGGGCTGAGCCCGAGGGCGGCGGCCTGCGCCACGGCGTCGTCGGCCGCGGCGGTGCCCTGCGCGGCCGGCGAGGTGATCCGCGAGGCCTGGGCACCGACGTACACCGGCAGGAAGCGCCAGCCGGCGGTGTACTGCTGCTGCATCCAGGCGGCCGTCAGGTTGGGCTGGGCGCAGGCCCGGGCCGCTCCGCCGATGTAGATGCCGACGGCCTGGTAGGGCGAGTCGGCGCGCCAGGCGCTCATCGCGGCGGAGTCGGGTGCGGTGCAGGCGTCGAAGCCCTTGCCGGTGTACCTGGTCGCGTCGGCCGGCAGTGCGGGCGCGGCGGCCGTGGTCGCGGCGGCGGACCCGGTGGCGGGCGTTCCCGCGGCCGGCGCCGCCGCGGCCGGGCCCGGCTTCCGCGCCGGGCCGGCCGGGAACCCGGCCGAGGCGAGGATCGTCCGGACCAGCGCCTGGTCGTCGCCGTACACGCCGGTGGCCGTGACGCCCGGGGCGGTGGCGCGGACCTCGCGGTCGATCTCCGACACGGTCGTGGCGGACGGGGCGCCCTCGGCGCCGGGCTCCAGGAGCAGCGCCTCGGTCCGGCCCACCAGGTGGGCGGGGCAGTCCTGCCGGGCCCCCGGCGTGCCGAGGTAGACGGCGTGCTGGTCGAAGCGCACGCAGGCCGTCGGATCGGCCGTCAGGTCGATCACGGGCCAGTCGGCCGGCACCGTGAACGTGTGTCCGAGGTAGGAGACGTTCTTGCCGGGGGCCGGCGAGGTGCCGGGCGCGGCCTGCGCCGGTCCCAGAGCCGCGACGGACAGGACCGCCGTCGCGCCGAGGGCGGTGAGTATTCGGCGGCGGGCGCCGGAATGGGTGGTGATGACGTTCTCCCTGGGGAAACGGCCCCGGCGGTGCCGGGGCTCACGGCTGTGCCGCGCGCCCGGGCACCGGTGACCGGGCCGGGAGGCGGCAGCACAGCATAGGGATCACGTCTGACAGTCCGACAACAGCTTTACGTTCCAGGTGGTGTCGCCACGAGCGGTGCCGGTCGGGCGCCGGAGCCCGCCGTCCCGGGGCGGGCCGTCGGTCACGCCGTCGGTCACGCCGTCGACCGGCGGCGGAGCAGGGGCGGGCGGGGCCGGGAGAGGGTCGGAGGGGCCGCGGCCGCCGGGAGTGGGCACCTGTGCGGGGTTCCGCGAGACCGGCGCCGGGCCGGGAAAGGCAGGGGGCCCGGCAGCTGGCCGGGCCCCCTTGGGTACTGCTCTTGTGCTCATGATGACGGCCGCGGGGGCCGTCTGCGGACCCGAGGGGTCCCGAGCGATCAGGTCATCAGAGGATGATCAGATAGCGGTAACGTTCTCCGCCTGCGGGCCCTTCGGACCCTGGGTGACGTCGAAGCTGACCGCCTGGTTCTCCTCCAGCGAGCGGAAACCGTTCGCGTTGATGGCGGAGTAGTGGACGAAGACGTCGGGGCCGCCGCCCTCCTGGGCGATGAAGCCGAAGCCCTTCTCAGCGTTGAACCACTTGACGGTTCCCTGAGCCATGCCGTTCTCCTTGCGAGGGACGTATTGGGGGCCACACCGTGTGGCACCCGGTCCGCTGCGCTGATCGCCCTGCCTCCGGACGGGTCCGGAGTTTTTCGATATTGCTGAAAAACTACAAAAAGCCTGCGGTTACATGCTCCGCAGGCTTCAAGTACTGCAAGGGGAATCAAACTGCAACTGAGGGCAACGCTAGCATGCGGTCGCGGTGACGACCAGGGGTGACTTACGGGCCGGACAGGGCGTGTCGCAAGGCCGGTGCGGGGCTTCCGGAAGGGCGGGCATACCCTGCCTGGAGGCCCACGAACAGCAAGGGAGCGGCGCAGTGGCGGTACCGGATGCGGAAACGCACGAGCCCCGGCAGAACCCCCCGGTCAGGCCGCGGGTCGGACACATTCAGTTCCTGAACTGCGTACCCCTCTACTGGGGGCTGGCCAGGACGGGCAATCTGCTCGATCTCGACCTCACCAAGGACACTCCGGAGAAGCTCAGCGACCAGCTGGTCGGCGGCTCCCTCGACATCGGCCCGATCACCTGCGTCGAGTACCTGCGGCACGCGGACGAGCTGCTGGTCCTGCCCGACATCGCGGTCGGCAGCGACGGACCGGTGATGTCCTGCGTGATCGTCAGCAAGGTCCCGCTGGCCGACCTGGACGGCCGCCGGGTCGCCCTCGGCTCCACCAGCCGGACGTCGGTGCGGCTGGCCCGGCTGCTGCTGGAGGAGCGCGAGGGGGTGCGGCCGGAGTACTTCAGCTGCCCGCCCGACCTGGACGCGATGCTCGCCGAGGCCGACGCCGCCGTGCTGATCGGCGACCCGGCGCTGCGGGCCTACCTGGGACAGGCTGCCGACCAGGGCCTGACCGTGCACGACCTCGGCGCGATGTGGAAGGAGTGGACCGGTCTCCCCTTCGTCTTCGCCGTCTGGGCCGCCCGCCGCGACTTCGCCGACCGCAGCCCCGAGCTGACGGCGGCCGTGCACCGGGCCTTCCTGGAGTCCCGCGACCTCTCGCTGGTCGAGGCCGGCGCGGTGGCCGAGCACGCGGCCCGCTGGGAGGAGTTCGACGCCGGGGTGCTGGAGCGCTACTTCAGCGAGGCGCTGGACTTCTCGCTCGGCGAGCGGCAGCTGGCCGGCATGGCCGAGTTCGCCCGCCGGGTCGCCCCGGACAGCGGCTTCGCCCCGGACGTCACGGTCCGGCTGCTGGAGCCGGCACCGGCGGTGGTCTGACCCCGCCGGGGAGGTCCGACCGCGGGGGAAGGGGTGCACCGGTCCTTCCGCGCCACCCCTCCCGCCCCGCGCGGCCCGGTAGCGTCTGCACGCGAGATCCGTGCGGTCGGCGGTGCCTGGAGGGCGCCGGCGACGCCGGGCGGTCGAGGGGAGCGTGCGGGATGCAGGCACTGGGGGCGGACGACCCGCGACAGGTCGGCGGGTACCGGCTGCTGCGGCGCCTCGGCGCGGGCGGGATGGGCCGGGTCTACCTCGGCCGGACGGCCGGCGGCCGCACGGTGGCCGTCAAGCTGGTCCGCGGCGAGCTCGCGGAGGACGCCGAGTTCCGGGCGCGGTTCCGGCAGGAGGTCGCCGCCGCCCGCCGGGTCGGCGGTGCCTGGACGGCGCCCGTGCTGGACGCCGACACCGAGGGCGAGCACCCCTGGGTGGCCACCGGCTACGTGGCCGGTCCCGCGCTCGGCACCGCCGTCCGGGACTTCGGCCCGCTGCCCGAACAGGCCGTACGGACCCTCGGAGTCGGGCTCGCCGAGGCGCTGGGCCATGTCCACGGCCTCGGACTGGTGCACCGGGACGTCAAGCCCTCCAACGTCCTGCTGACGCTGGACGGGCCGCGTCTGATCGACTTCGGCATCGCCCGCGCGCTGGACGCGACCAGCGGCTTCACGCAGTCCGGCTACGTGGTCGGCTCGCCCGGCTTCATGTCGCCCGAACAGGCGAACGGGCAGCCGGCCGGGCCGCCGAGCGACGTCTTCTCGCTGGGCGCGGTGCTGGCCTTCGCGGCCACCGGGGTGCAGCCCTTCGGCGAGGGGGTGAGCGTGGCGGTGCTGCTCTACCGGGTGCTGCACGAGGAGCCGGACCTCTCCGGGCTGGCCGGGCCGCTGCGCCCGATCGTGCTGGACTGCCTGGCCAAGGACCCGGCCGCCCGCCCGGCCCCGTGGCAGCTCCGGGAGCGGCTGGACGCCGACGGCGCGGCCACCGTACGGCTCGGGCGGGGCGGCTGGCTGCCGCCCGCGCTGGCGGCGGGGGTCGGCCGCAGCGCGGTCGAACTGCTCGACCTGGAGGGGGAGGTGGAGGCCGGGGGAGCCGCCGCCCCGCGGGGCCCGGCCGCGGCGCCGGACCTGCCGGGCGGCCGGACCCCGACCGACCGGGTGCCGCTCGGCGGCGGCCCGGTCGGCCACCCGCAGGCCGGTCACCCGCAGGCCGGTCACCGGTCGTACGACGATCCGCCCCGCGACGCCGTGCCGCAGGACCGGGTGCCGACCGGGCCGGAGCGGCCGGGGCACCGGGTGCGGAACGCGGCGCTGGTCGCGGTGGCCGTCCTCCTGGTGCTCTCGGCCGGCGGCTACGGCGCCTACCGGGGCTTCCGGGGCGAGGCGGCGGTGGAGCACCCGCCCACCGACGGGCCGACGGTCACGTCCTCGTTCAGCTGGTCGGCCAGTTCGACCTCCACCACCTCCTCGTCCACGACCTCCTCCTCCACCACGCTGCCGCCCGGCCCGGTGCCGCCGGGCACCGGCGGCCCGAGCGTCGTGCCGGCCGGCTTCCTCGGCACCTGGCGCGGGGAGATGACCACCGACAAGGGGCTGCCCGCCGGTACCACCACGCTGGTGATCGGCCCGGCCGCGGTCGGGCAGGAGAACACCACCAGCCGCAACGCCGTCACCGGGCTGATCTCGGTCAGCTGCGAGGGCGCCTGGACGCTGGACTCGGCGTCCGAGGGGAAGCTGGTGTTCACCTCCCGGCTGGTCCGCTCCTCGCTGCCGGGGGCGTGCAGCGGCGGCTCCAACGCGGAGACGCTCACCCTGCAGAAGGACGGCACGATCCGGTTCTCCTCCGCCGATCCGGCGGCCGGGAACCCGACCGGGACGATGCGGAAAGCGGCCTGACGCCGACGCGCGAAAGCGCTGGCGTAGGCTGGTTCGGCCGTACCCGGAAGCACTGAAACGCACAGCAGTACCGAGAGAGAGAAGGCCGCCAGGTGTCCGAGCTCGCAGCGACCACCCTCGATGCGCCCAGCACCGACCTGCAGGCCGTGCTCGACCGGGCGGCCGGCGGTGGCCGGATCAGCCCGGAGGAGGCCCTGGAGCTGTACCGCTCGGCGCCCCTGCACGCGCTCGGCTCGGCGGCCGACGCGGTGCGCCGCCGCCGCTACGCCGGTACCGAGCACATCGCGACGTACATCATCGAGCGGAACATCAACTACACCAACGTCTGCGTGACGGCGTGCAAGTTCTGCGCCTTCTACGTGCCGCCGAAGAGCGACAAGGGCTGGTCCCGCGACCTCGACGAGATCCTGCGCCGCTGCGCGGAGACGGTCGAGCTGGGCGGCACCCAGATCATGTTCCAGGGCGGCCACCACCCGGACTACGGCGTGGAGTACTACGAGCGCGCCTTCGCGGCGATCAAGGCGGACTTCCCGCAGCTGGTGATCCACTCGCTGGGAGCGTCCGAGGTCGACCACATGGCCCGGCTCTCCGGGGTGTCGGTCGAGGAGGCCATTACCCGGATCCACAAGGCGGGCCTGGACTCCTTCGCGGGCGCCGGCGCCGAGCTGCTGCCGGCCCGGCCGCGCAAGGCGATCGCACCGCTCAAGGAGTCCGGCGAGCGCTGGCTGGAGATCATGGAGGCCGCGCACGGCCTGGGCGTGGAGTCCACCTCCACCATGCTGATGGGCACCGGCGAGACCAACGCCGAGCGGATCGAGCACCTGCGGATGATCCGCGACGTGCAGGACCGCACCGGCGGGTTCCGCGCCTTCATCCCGTACACGTACCAGCCGCAGAACAACCACCTCAAGGGCTCCACCCAGGCGACCGTCTTCGAGTACCTGCGGATGATCGCGATCGCCCGGCTGTTCCTCGACAACGTCGCGCACATCCAGGGCTCCTGGCTGACCACCGGCAAGGAGGCCGGCCAGCTGTCCCTGCACTACGGCGCGGACGACCTCGGCTCGGTCATGCTGGAGGAGAACGTGGTCTCGGCGGCCGGCGCCAAGCACCGGTCCAACCTCACCGAGCTGATCCACCTGATCCGGGCCGCCGACCGCGTCCCGGCCCAGCGCTCGACCACTTACGAGCACCTGCGGGTGCTGGACGACCCGGCCAACGACCCGGTCGACCCGCGGGTCGCCTCGCACATCGCCTCCACGGCGATCGCGGGCGGCACCGCGCACCCCGAGCTGAAGATCCTCGACAACGGCTGACGCCGGCGTCCGGGGCGCCCGCCGCAGGGGCGCCCCCGCCGGCCCCGCAACGGTGACCTCGCCATGCTGACGCTGCACCGGGCCGCCCTCGTGCTGCCCGACCCCGCCGACCCCACCGCCCCGTCCGTCGCCGACGGGGCGGTGCTGGTGCACGGCGAACTGATCGCCGCCCTGGGCCGCCACGCCGAGCTGGCCGCCGCCCACCCCCGGGCCCGGCTGCGCGACTGGGGCGACGCCCTGCTCACCCCCGGGCTGCGCAACCCGTACGGGCACTGGCTGCTGGAGAGCGCGTACCACCCGGACCCGCGCGAGGAGCTCGGGGACGCGCCGGTGCCCGGTGGACTGCTGGGGGAGGCCGACGAGGCGCGCTGCGGCGCGAGCGCCCGGCGCGGGCTGCAGCGGATGCTCGGCTCCGGGGTGACGGCGGTGGCCGGCCCGTTCGAGCGGGCTGCGGTGCGGACGGCGGTGGCCCGGTCCGGGCTGGCCGCGCTGCCCGGTCCGGCCGGTCCCCCCGGTGCGGAGGGGCCG of the Kitasatospora sp. NBC_01246 genome contains:
- a CDS encoding dicarboxylate/amino acid:cation symporter; amino-acid sequence: MSTAPEATSSPSVLARIRKTPFWVQIVAGLVLGVGLGYLARAADISWLATTLETIGKIFVQLLKLAVPPLVFTAIVVSVANLRNVTNAARLAARTLLWFLITSLIAVAIGLGLGLLTNPGHGTDLKTEGLKAPKSTGSWIDFLTGIFPTNIVTAFTEVEVLQIVFLAVVTGAAIIKLGKKAEPVLKLSESVLELVQTALWWVIRLSPLGTLGLIGKSVAKYGWDLLKPFATLTIDVYVGCALVLFVVYSLLLKFVGGLNPLNFFKGAWPAIQLAFVSRSSVGTLPVTRRVTERLGVPSEYASFAVPFGATTKMDGCAAIYPSLAAIFVAQVYGIDLGIKDYLLIAFVSVIGSAATAGLTGAIVMLTLTLSTLGLPLEGVGLLLAIDPILDMVRTATNVAGQAVVPVLVAAREKTLDLVAYNNPHGDLYDDAPAAAVPAQASAKAPAAA
- a CDS encoding DUF1906 domain-containing protein, producing MPADWPVIDLTADPTACVRFDQHAVYLGTPGARQDCPAHLVGRTEALLLEPGAEGAPSATTVSEIDREVRATAPGVTATGVYGDDQALVRTILASAGFPAGPARKPGPAAAAPAAGTPATGSAAATTAAAPALPADATRYTGKGFDACTAPDSAAMSAWRADSPYQAVGIYIGGAARACAQPNLTAAWMQQQYTAGWRFLPVYVGAQASRITSPAAQGTAAADDAVAQAAALGLSPGSVLYYDMESYNVAAYSGVVQPFLSAWTTELHALGYNSGLYSSAATGMADLVATAASGKGYAMPDALFTARWNGVADTADPALPSTAWAGHQRAHQYDGNATETWGGVTIGIDRDYLDVQVTTRPTGKPTQTGIYRPASQTFALADSVGNLTHAAPFGSTNDIPLTGHWSGPGRDTIGIYRPGDRAFYLTNDNANVTLAVPFGDTGDIPMVGDWNGDGKDTIGIYRPGDRAFYLTNDNANVTFSVPFGDTGDVPMVGDWNGDGKDTIGIFRPSTHGFYLSDSNTSIGVDHTVLFGDTGDIPVKGDWNGSGTDKVGIYRPGAASFYGAFQDSGAPLYSLRFGEATDTPLTGRW
- a CDS encoding cold-shock protein, which codes for MAQGTVKWFNAEKGFGFIAQEGGGPDVFVHYSAINANGFRSLEENQAVSFDVTQGPKGPQAENVTAI
- a CDS encoding menaquinone biosynthetic enzyme MqnA/MqnD family protein, translated to MAVPDAETHEPRQNPPVRPRVGHIQFLNCVPLYWGLARTGNLLDLDLTKDTPEKLSDQLVGGSLDIGPITCVEYLRHADELLVLPDIAVGSDGPVMSCVIVSKVPLADLDGRRVALGSTSRTSVRLARLLLEEREGVRPEYFSCPPDLDAMLAEADAAVLIGDPALRAYLGQAADQGLTVHDLGAMWKEWTGLPFVFAVWAARRDFADRSPELTAAVHRAFLESRDLSLVEAGAVAEHAARWEEFDAGVLERYFSEALDFSLGERQLAGMAEFARRVAPDSGFAPDVTVRLLEPAPAVV
- a CDS encoding serine/threonine-protein kinase, which codes for MQALGADDPRQVGGYRLLRRLGAGGMGRVYLGRTAGGRTVAVKLVRGELAEDAEFRARFRQEVAAARRVGGAWTAPVLDADTEGEHPWVATGYVAGPALGTAVRDFGPLPEQAVRTLGVGLAEALGHVHGLGLVHRDVKPSNVLLTLDGPRLIDFGIARALDATSGFTQSGYVVGSPGFMSPEQANGQPAGPPSDVFSLGAVLAFAATGVQPFGEGVSVAVLLYRVLHEEPDLSGLAGPLRPIVLDCLAKDPAARPAPWQLRERLDADGAATVRLGRGGWLPPALAAGVGRSAVELLDLEGEVEAGGAAAPRGPAAAPDLPGGRTPTDRVPLGGGPVGHPQAGHPQAGHRSYDDPPRDAVPQDRVPTGPERPGHRVRNAALVAVAVLLVLSAGGYGAYRGFRGEAAVEHPPTDGPTVTSSFSWSASSTSTTSSSTTSSSTTLPPGPVPPGTGGPSVVPAGFLGTWRGEMTTDKGLPAGTTTLVIGPAAVGQENTTSRNAVTGLISVSCEGAWTLDSASEGKLVFTSRLVRSSLPGACSGGSNAETLTLQKDGTIRFSSADPAAGNPTGTMRKAA
- the mqnC gene encoding cyclic dehypoxanthinyl futalosine synthase gives rise to the protein MSELAATTLDAPSTDLQAVLDRAAGGGRISPEEALELYRSAPLHALGSAADAVRRRRYAGTEHIATYIIERNINYTNVCVTACKFCAFYVPPKSDKGWSRDLDEILRRCAETVELGGTQIMFQGGHHPDYGVEYYERAFAAIKADFPQLVIHSLGASEVDHMARLSGVSVEEAITRIHKAGLDSFAGAGAELLPARPRKAIAPLKESGERWLEIMEAAHGLGVESTSTMLMGTGETNAERIEHLRMIRDVQDRTGGFRAFIPYTYQPQNNHLKGSTQATVFEYLRMIAIARLFLDNVAHIQGSWLTTGKEAGQLSLHYGADDLGSVMLEENVVSAAGAKHRSNLTELIHLIRAADRVPAQRSTTYEHLRVLDDPANDPVDPRVASHIASTAIAGGTAHPELKILDNG
- a CDS encoding amidohydrolase family protein, encoding MLTLHRAALVLPDPADPTAPSVADGAVLVHGELIAALGRHAELAAAHPRARLRDWGDALLTPGLRNPYGHWLLESAYHPDPREELGDAPVPGGLLGEADEARCGASARRGLQRMLGSGVTAVAGPFERAAVRTAVARSGLAALPGPAGPPGAEGPLDPLAVLPLAVAVHGRLAVGGRADFAVFAPAGAAGAGASGAGASDGARGPAPRPAGCLATVLAGRLVYRRR